In Lacibacter sp. H375, one DNA window encodes the following:
- a CDS encoding cytochrome c codes for MKRFKKIAKWTGFILLFIIVALTALTATRQDLRFEAPYPAIKASTDSTVIAQGKHLVYSMAHCADCHSNQNTDSLAQLGIEPTLSGGRKFAFELGNFYSRNITSDEETGIGKLTDGEIARTLYYGVNSKGQAMIDFMPFHNVSEEDMTAIISYLRTLKPVKNVVPENEYSTLGKVLKAFLVKPVGPKGTIPKTVTPDTTAAYGDYIVNNVANCSGCHTLRGPTGDYIGEPLAGGNAFVEPGLDTLTPPNLTPHPESRIYGWSKQNFIERVRMGKLIKHSHMPWNSYKKMTDDELTAIYNYLQSVKPAKTSVEEK; via the coding sequence ATGAAGCGATTCAAAAAAATTGCGAAGTGGACAGGCTTTATTCTGCTGTTCATTATCGTTGCACTTACAGCCTTAACCGCTACCCGCCAGGATCTTCGTTTTGAAGCACCTTATCCTGCCATTAAAGCATCAACCGACAGTACAGTTATTGCACAGGGAAAACATCTTGTTTACAGTATGGCGCATTGTGCCGATTGTCACAGTAATCAAAACACTGATTCGTTGGCTCAGCTTGGTATTGAACCTACATTAAGTGGGGGCCGCAAATTTGCGTTTGAACTCGGAAATTTTTACAGCAGAAATATTACTTCCGATGAAGAAACAGGTATTGGTAAATTAACTGATGGCGAGATTGCCCGCACGTTATACTATGGCGTTAACTCTAAAGGGCAGGCAATGATCGACTTTATGCCTTTTCATAACGTTAGTGAAGAAGATATGACAGCCATCATTTCTTACCTGCGTACACTTAAACCGGTAAAAAATGTTGTACCTGAAAATGAATACAGCACGCTGGGAAAAGTGTTGAAAGCATTTTTAGTAAAACCTGTTGGACCCAAAGGCACAATTCCAAAAACAGTAACACCAGATACAACGGCTGCATATGGTGACTACATTGTAAATAATGTGGCCAACTGCTCCGGATGTCATACACTGCGTGGTCCAACAGGTGATTATATAGGTGAGCCTCTTGCCGGTGGTAATGCATTTGTTGAACCGGGGTTAGATACATTAACACCTCCTAATCTTACGCCACATCCTGAAAGCCGCATCTACGGTTGGAGTAAACAGAACTTCATTGAGCGTGTTCGTATGGGAAAACTTATTAAGCACAGTCATATGCCGTGGAACTCGTATAAGAAAATGACTGATGATGAATTGACTGCGATCTATAATTACCTGCAATCGGTAAAACCAGCTAAAACATCAGTTGAAGAAAAATAA
- a CDS encoding S41 family peptidase has product MKKIIPVVFLLFSFGTVYAQAQGADSSALFNAEQLRADLDTLHHWVLSSHPKLYGNADSVETEKKWQQVRSELNGSLSRPAFMKILAPLLAQYNDGHTFVETDFESQELKAFKAGGGRFLSYEITIQENEVWVKQDHDTLMQVKPGSRILSINNKPINEIITELYNAMSGDHKANRLATASRLFGFLLWNQYGWSAPFSLQVQEPGGTIRNVKSVAVSVDDYLKNLFPSPLWTMDIYPEENLAVIECRSYSGNMERIREKLDSFFTIIKQRNIQHVALDLRRNGGGNSMIGTLFLSYLTQKPLLSVNSKSFRESKRLHALPADFWLKKQFDNALKTWKRDGEFLTTYFESDNPLQLTKPELFFKGNFYLLTSARTYSSAHMTAMQVKCSKLGVIIGQPTGEQIDLTGEILNSKLPHSNIFVYIPTAMFTASCKWKEKMGVQPDHITAFDPNHLANAVDTELAFLKQLINAKK; this is encoded by the coding sequence ATGAAAAAAATAATACCTGTTGTCTTCTTACTATTTTCATTTGGCACTGTGTATGCACAAGCACAGGGAGCGGACAGCTCGGCTTTATTCAATGCAGAACAATTACGTGCAGATCTTGATACACTTCACCACTGGGTACTTTCTTCTCACCCAAAACTCTACGGCAATGCCGACAGTGTGGAAACAGAAAAAAAATGGCAGCAGGTAAGGAGTGAATTAAACGGAAGTTTGTCCCGGCCGGCATTTATGAAAATACTTGCTCCTTTGCTGGCTCAGTATAACGATGGGCATACGTTTGTTGAAACTGATTTTGAAAGCCAGGAACTAAAAGCGTTTAAAGCCGGTGGTGGGCGTTTTCTTTCGTATGAAATCACCATACAGGAAAACGAAGTGTGGGTTAAACAAGATCATGATACATTAATGCAGGTAAAGCCGGGCAGTCGCATTTTATCCATCAACAATAAACCGATAAACGAAATTATAACAGAGTTGTACAACGCAATGTCTGGTGATCACAAAGCCAATCGGCTCGCAACTGCTTCACGTTTGTTTGGATTTTTATTGTGGAATCAATACGGTTGGTCTGCACCATTCTCCCTGCAAGTGCAGGAACCTGGTGGAACGATACGGAATGTAAAATCGGTTGCAGTTTCGGTTGATGATTACCTGAAGAATTTATTTCCTTCTCCTTTATGGACGATGGATATTTATCCCGAGGAAAATTTAGCTGTAATTGAATGCAGAAGTTATTCGGGGAATATGGAGCGTATCCGAGAAAAACTCGATTCTTTTTTCACCATCATCAAACAAAGAAATATTCAGCATGTGGCGCTTGATCTGCGGAGGAATGGAGGCGGCAACTCAATGATCGGCACGTTGTTTTTATCTTATCTCACGCAAAAGCCGTTGCTGTCGGTCAATTCAAAATCATTTCGTGAATCAAAACGCTTACATGCGTTGCCTGCAGATTTTTGGTTGAAGAAGCAATTTGATAATGCGTTAAAAACCTGGAAAAGAGACGGCGAATTTCTTACCACTTATTTTGAATCAGACAATCCATTGCAACTAACAAAGCCGGAGTTGTTTTTTAAGGGCAATTTTTATTTGCTTACCAGTGCCCGCACTTATTCATCGGCACACATGACGGCCATGCAGGTGAAGTGTTCGAAACTGGGAGTTATCATCGGTCAACCAACCGGAGAGCAAATTGATCTTACAGGTGAAATACTCAACAGTAAATTACCACACTCAAATATTTTCGTGTATATCCCCACAGCTATGTTTACTGCTTCCTGTAAATGGAAAGAGAAGATGGGAGTGCAGCCAGATCATATTACTGCATTTGATCCAAATCATTTAGCGAATGCTGTTGATACTGAGTTGGCTTTCCTGAAACAACTTATCAATGCAAAGAAATGA
- a CDS encoding phosphotransferase enzyme family protein — MTYNILEYQQIMSQSVLPVFGLTEKRVKLEAFGSGLINSTWKVTTTSDEYILQRLNHLVFNEPEDIAYNISLIANYLKQHYPGYSFAAPITSEDGASLVYLENEGFFRLFPFVKGSYAKEVVETANEAYEAAVQFGRFTHLLSGLDTTQLKITIPSFHDLSLRYRQFMMALENGNTERIIEADALIKKVMDNRSIAEQYQQIKTNPDCKLRVTHHDTKISNVLFNKDGNGLCVIDLDTVMPGYFISDVGDMMRTYLSPVSEEESDFSKIEIRASIFEAIVQGYYSEMKTDLTETEKQLFFYAGKFMIYMQAIRFLTDYLNDDVYYGARYEKHNFIRASNQLVLLEKLIAKENELVPLINRILSTSE, encoded by the coding sequence ATGACATATAATATTTTGGAATATCAGCAAATAATGTCGCAATCCGTATTGCCTGTTTTTGGCCTCACGGAAAAGAGAGTGAAACTGGAAGCTTTTGGAAGCGGCCTGATCAACAGTACCTGGAAAGTAACCACCACATCAGATGAATATATTCTGCAACGGTTAAATCATTTGGTGTTTAATGAGCCGGAAGATATTGCATATAACATCAGTTTAATTGCAAACTATCTCAAACAACATTATCCCGGTTACTCATTTGCGGCACCCATTACTTCAGAAGATGGTGCTTCACTTGTTTACTTAGAGAATGAAGGCTTTTTTCGATTATTCCCTTTTGTAAAAGGCTCGTATGCAAAAGAAGTGGTGGAAACTGCAAATGAAGCTTATGAAGCAGCAGTGCAGTTTGGACGATTTACGCATTTGTTAAGCGGACTAGATACAACGCAACTTAAAATTACGATCCCGTCTTTTCATGATCTGTCGTTGCGTTATCGTCAGTTCATGATGGCTTTGGAAAATGGTAATACAGAACGGATTATTGAAGCCGATGCGTTGATAAAGAAAGTGATGGATAACAGATCCATTGCAGAACAATACCAGCAGATCAAAACAAATCCGGATTGCAAGCTGAGGGTTACACATCACGATACAAAGATCAGCAATGTGTTGTTTAATAAAGATGGCAATGGATTGTGTGTAATAGATCTTGATACGGTGATGCCCGGCTATTTCATCAGTGATGTGGGCGATATGATGCGCACTTATTTGTCGCCGGTGAGCGAAGAGGAAAGTGATTTCAGTAAAATTGAAATACGTGCATCAATTTTTGAAGCCATCGTTCAAGGTTATTATAGCGAAATGAAAACCGATCTTACAGAAACAGAGAAGCAGCTGTTCTTTTATGCCGGCAAGTTCATGATCTATATGCAAGCCATTCGCTTCTTAACTGATTACCTGAATGATGATGTGTACTACGGTGCACGTTACGAAAAACATAATTTCATCAGGGCATCAAACCAATTGGTGCTGCTTGAGAAACTCATCGCAAAAGAAAACGAATTAGTTCCTTTGATCAACCGGATTCTTTCAACCAGTGAATAA
- a CDS encoding c-type cytochrome has protein sequence MKNTFILVTIVAAGIVTFVAACTGTSANNDAVKKPLTNAELIKRGEYLVSSVGCDDCHSPKIMGPGEPQIIPELRFSGYPSTRPLQKADSNVVKSGWGLFGSDLTAWVGPWGMSFAANISSDATGIGNWTEAQFFKAIREGKYKGLDNSRPLLPPMPWFVYKNFSDEDIKAIFAFLKSTKPVENVVPAPVPFTALKN, from the coding sequence ATGAAGAATACATTTATTCTTGTTACGATTGTAGCAGCTGGTATCGTAACATTTGTTGCAGCTTGTACCGGCACATCAGCAAACAATGATGCAGTAAAAAAACCTCTCACGAATGCGGAGCTCATAAAACGAGGCGAATACCTCGTGAGTTCTGTTGGTTGTGATGATTGTCATTCGCCAAAAATTATGGGCCCCGGTGAACCACAAATTATTCCCGAGTTGCGATTCTCAGGTTATCCATCAACAAGACCTTTGCAAAAAGCAGATAGTAATGTAGTGAAAAGCGGGTGGGGTTTGTTTGGGAGTGATCTTACTGCATGGGTTGGCCCTTGGGGAATGTCGTTTGCAGCAAACATCAGCAGCGATGCGACCGGTATCGGCAACTGGACCGAAGCACAATTCTTTAAAGCAATACGTGAAGGAAAATATAAAGGGCTTGATAACAGCCGGCCGTTGCTGCCACCTATGCCTTGGTTTGTATATAAGAACTTCAGTGACGAAGACATCAAAGCAATTTTTGCTTTTCTGAAATCAACCAAGCCTGTTGAAAATGTAGTACCGGCACCTGTGCCATTTACAGCTTTAAAAAATTAA
- a CDS encoding OmpA family protein, producing MNKHLLIAALFLLPLMTQAQIGNVLNRAKAKVNQRVNNKIDKGIDEALDEVEGKGKPKPAVNNTNDAAAPSTKKNVGYASTFDFIPGEKLLYTEDFSQDAIGELPLNWNTTGKGEVVTVDGLSGKWTKMYQNSFYLTGNKTEFPKNFTVEFDLLLAFNYKSYTLPLVTFGLLSSSDLATTENELMTNHSKYQSTEVMLRPGYKSTPSYAGVKSFIERRDFYKSADQELNSFDDNYNKVIHIAMQMQESRLRIWINSEKVFDIPKALATQYMFNQLFFKIHNSGYKENEIGFYLGNIKVATGIPDTRHKLMEEGKFSTTGILFNVNEATLQPASYGVIREIAAVLKANPSVRISITGHTDSDGADAANLTLSQKRAATVKDVLVNEFAIDAARMETDGKGESKPVADNKTKEGKAANRRVEFTKL from the coding sequence ATGAACAAACATCTTCTTATTGCAGCTTTGTTTTTATTGCCGTTGATGACGCAGGCACAGATCGGCAATGTATTGAACCGGGCAAAAGCAAAAGTAAACCAGCGTGTCAATAACAAAATTGATAAAGGCATTGATGAAGCATTAGATGAAGTGGAAGGAAAAGGCAAACCAAAGCCTGCGGTCAACAACACAAATGATGCAGCTGCTCCGTCAACCAAAAAGAATGTTGGGTATGCAAGCACATTCGATTTTATTCCGGGTGAAAAATTATTGTACACCGAAGATTTTTCGCAGGATGCTATTGGTGAATTACCACTTAACTGGAATACAACCGGCAAAGGTGAAGTAGTAACAGTAGATGGGTTGAGCGGTAAGTGGACAAAGATGTATCAGAATTCTTTTTACCTCACCGGTAATAAAACAGAATTTCCAAAAAACTTCACAGTTGAATTTGATCTGTTGCTGGCATTTAACTACAAAAGTTATACGCTTCCATTAGTTACGTTTGGTTTATTGTCAAGTAGTGACTTGGCTACTACAGAGAATGAGCTAATGACCAATCACAGTAAATACCAATCAACAGAAGTAATGCTTCGCCCGGGTTATAAGAGTACACCCAGTTATGCCGGCGTAAAAAGTTTTATTGAGCGAAGAGATTTTTACAAAAGTGCCGACCAGGAGTTGAACAGCTTCGATGATAATTATAATAAGGTAATACACATCGCCATGCAGATGCAGGAAAGCCGCTTACGCATCTGGATAAACAGTGAAAAAGTGTTTGATATACCAAAAGCATTAGCAACGCAATACATGTTTAATCAACTGTTCTTTAAGATCCATAACTCGGGATATAAAGAAAATGAAATTGGTTTTTATCTGGGCAACATCAAAGTGGCCACAGGTATTCCTGATACAAGACATAAGTTGATGGAAGAGGGTAAATTTTCTACCACAGGTATTCTCTTCAATGTAAACGAAGCAACATTGCAACCTGCATCTTATGGCGTGATCCGTGAAATTGCAGCAGTGTTAAAAGCAAACCCATCAGTTCGTATCAGCATTACAGGGCATACAGACAGCGATGGTGCTGATGCAGCCAATCTCACACTCTCACAAAAGCGGGCAGCAACAGTAAAAGATGTATTGGTAAATGAGTTTGCAATTGATGCAGCCAGGATGGAAACCGATGGCAAAGGAGAAAGTAAACCTGTTGCTGATAATAAAACCAAAGAGGGAAAAGCGGCTAACCGAAGAGTAGAATTTACAAAACTGTAA
- a CDS encoding DUF4345 domain-containing protein, whose translation MKQHKLLRISSATLIGFSAFSILMVSLMAFQNPQAVMDLVQVKLTNNDAFSSIRGVYGGVGLTIFISLVYLAFKDHTKGLAFASILWGSYALSRLMTISLEGPLGSFGQQWLMIESILCIVAVTLLIIRVKLQEAKA comes from the coding sequence ATGAAACAGCACAAACTTTTACGCATCTCTTCTGCCACACTCATCGGCTTTTCAGCTTTTTCTATTTTAATGGTAAGCCTCATGGCTTTTCAAAACCCGCAAGCCGTGATGGACCTGGTGCAGGTAAAGCTCACCAACAACGATGCCTTTAGTTCCATTCGTGGAGTATACGGTGGCGTTGGGCTAACTATTTTCATCAGCTTAGTGTATCTGGCATTTAAAGATCATACCAAAGGATTGGCATTTGCATCCATTCTCTGGGGAAGCTATGCATTGTCAAGATTGATGACCATTTCGCTTGAGGGACCGCTGGGTTCATTTGGTCAGCAATGGCTCATGATAGAAAGTATACTTTGTATTGTTGCAGTTACATTATTGATCATTCGGGTAAAATTGCAGGAAGCAAAAGCTTAA